Within Sorangiineae bacterium MSr11367, the genomic segment CCTCGGCCAAGCCACCCGAACCCTGGGTCACGCGCGCCGATGGAACCTACCGCGCCAAGCCGGCGACGCCGGGGCGCATCCGCGCGCTGGTGCGGCACCCGCAATACGTCGAGGTGACCAGCGACGTCGTCACCCTGGCCTCGGGCGGCGAGGTCCGCATCGACGTGGTGATGCACGCCGGCGGCTCGCTCGAAGGCCACGTCGTCGATGCCCGCGGCCACGCCATCGATGGTGCTCGCGTTACGGTGAGCGCCGTTCGCGGCGGGCTCGAACGCGCAACGCGCACCATGGCCGATGGCAGCTTCGCCTTCGCCTCGCTGCCCGAGTCCGTCGGCCTCACCGTCACGCGCGACGACAACCCGGGCTCGCCCAGCGTCAACCTGCCGCTGAGCATCCCCGACGGCCAAAAGCGTGAAATCACGGTCACCATGCCCGATCCACGCCCGGCTCTTCGCGTCCGCGTGAACGACGATCGCGGCTACGCGCTCGACGCCGTGCAGCTCTCCGCGAGCTCGCTCGATCCCGATGCCCCGCTGCGAAGCACGGCCTACACCGACGCGCGCGGCGACGCGAGCATCCCCGGTGCGCGCGGTGTGGCCATCCGCCTCGAGGCCCGCGCGCCCGAGCGCGCGCCCACCATCGTCACCGTCGACGCCGACGCCGTCGAACCCGTGATCGTGTCCCTTGGCCGCGCCGAAAGCGCGACCGGCGAAGTGCGCAGCAGCCGCGGCGATCGCCTGCAAGACGCCGAGATCGTGCTCTACACGGAGATCGGCGCCCGCCGCACGCGCAGCGATGCCGAGGGCCTCTTCACCTTGGGCGAATTGTCGCCCGGCCCGGCGCGCTTGGTGGTGCGCGCCGCCGGCTATGCACCCGCGGAGCGAGCCGTCTCCATCGCGAAATCCGGCGGCAATCGACCCACCGCGCTCGCCCGCGTCGAGCTCAAGGCGGAGGGCTCGGTCAGTGGTACCGTGGTCGACGCGCAAAATCGACCCGTGCAAGGTGCACGCATCGCCCGCGACCAGGTCCCCACGTACCTTGCCATGGGGGCCACGCCACGCGGCATGGCCGTCTCCGATGCGCAGGGACGCTTCCGCCTCGGCGAATTGGAGGAGGGGGCGGTGACCTTGGAGGCCTTTGCGCCCGACGTGGGCCGTGTGCGCCTGGACGGCGTTCGCATCGTGGCCGGGCGCACCACCTCGGGCGTCGTCCTCGCGTTCCCGCGCGACGGCGAAAAGCGCGACGCCGTCTCCAGCCCCGACGCGGCCGGCGTCGCGGTCACCTTGGGCACCGACGACGACAACGGCGCCATCGTGCTCGCCGCCGTGGCCGAGGGCAGCGCCGCCGAGCGCGCCGGCCTTGCCCCGGGCGACGTGGTCGTCGAGGTCGATGGCGCCGCGGTGCACACGATGCCCGAGGCGCGCGCCAAGCTGCAGGGCCCGGCCAACCTCGACGTCATCATCAAGTTGCGCCGCGGCGACACGCCGCTCACCGTCCGCGTCGCCCGCGAACCGGTACGGCGCTAGCTCGAGTCGCCCGTGTTCAGTGCTCCCGCCGCAGCGTCATCCGCTTTCCCTCGAGCACCGTCCACTGCATCGTGTCGTCGTCCACGAACACGAAGGTCTGCGGCTCCTTGGCCCCGTCGTACTCCGTGATCACCACCACGGTGTTCTTCTCTTGGCGCACCACCTTGAAGGCGCTGCTCGATTGGTCGCCGGGCGTCTTCACGGAGACTTTGCCGTCGCGAAATTCCATCTCGGTGGCCGTGGCAAACGCCGTCGCCGCCGCTTCCTGCTCGGGGGCCACCCCCTGCACTTTGGTGCCGCGCCAGTGCCCTTCGAGCTTCTGCTCGCCTGATTTATGACAGCCTATGGCGAGGAGAAGAATGAGAACGGTCGCGCGACGCACACGGCGAAGTCTACTTCGATTGCGCTATGTCTAAAAGCGTGGCCGAGAAGCGTCGTCTCCCTGTCTTGAACAGCGCTCCGCAGGAGCCGCCCCCGGATGAACGCCCCGCGTGGCATTGGGCGGGCTTCGGCGTGGTCATCATCCTCGCCGCCTGGCTACCGCTGGCGTACGTCGCCGAGTTCCTCAAAGGTCGCGCCATCCGCGTCTTTCTGGGCCCCGTCGAGAGCGAGGACCAAGCGACCCTCGCCATCGCCGCGCTCTCTTCGGGCGACCGCGCGCGCCTCACCGCCGTCCTCGTTGGCCTCTCCGCGACGGCCCTCGCCGCGGGATCGCTCGCCGGCGGCTACGTCGTCGGGCGCTGGAGCGACAAGGCCGGATGGCGCGAATCGTCCGCCGCAGGCGCCGCCGTTGGAGCGCTCACCGGCATGCTGGCGCTCGCATCGGGCGGCTCGCCCACGGCCTTTTTGCCGGCACTTCTCACGATGGCCATGGCCGGCCTCGGCGGCTCCTGGGGCGCCCGCCGCAAAACGGCCTGACCTGACGCGAAGACGGGCGGCGCCCGACGTGCTAATTCGCCCGAACCCATGTTTTGCTTGAAGGTGCGGAGCGACGCGGCCTGGGCCAAAGAGGCCGTCGCCCATTTCGA encodes:
- a CDS encoding carboxypeptidase regulatory-like domain-containing protein, which codes for MPLSGPLDRILALIAVLRTRADALRDGVYIAVCLLFMAGIPGSAVRPIVYERVAPPVPETIRDRDAALDVDVRTSEGERLPYARVRALAVIDGRVHAAGEGVTNADGFVHIERLPRAEHWVLADAPGRARAATTVVLTQGARSVVLTLEPEHFLELDVKDERGGGLAGVEIEVTGRDPLPVGARTDLDGHARVGRLTRGPYVATARLPGLEEVTQRGLLEGSTAHFVLRRLGVIIARVRDGGEPVPGARVQISGATLWPPRAAETDASGQLRIASLSAGTYALRANRGDRVSAIEFDVAVNGGDEREVELNLEPGFHVATRVIEGDQEGASDAIPIAGARVTLVEGGLSPFPIEGVTDRDGQARLGPIARGSAALSARADGYVARGGIPVPEAPSGPVVIALPRGGTVIGRVVDTRGFPVDGATIVLFGTDFHGAPIDDDPRRTSFRDAHFSATLAGPRPLVPAGELGVMPGPVPPIPRATDPAPGVASMSVTDPSAKPPEPWVTRADGTYRAKPATPGRIRALVRHPQYVEVTSDVVTLASGGEVRIDVVMHAGGSLEGHVVDARGHAIDGARVTVSAVRGGLERATRTMADGSFAFASLPESVGLTVTRDDNPGSPSVNLPLSIPDGQKREITVTMPDPRPALRVRVNDDRGYALDAVQLSASSLDPDAPLRSTAYTDARGDASIPGARGVAIRLEARAPERAPTIVTVDADAVEPVIVSLGRAESATGEVRSSRGDRLQDAEIVLYTEIGARRTRSDAEGLFTLGELSPGPARLVVRAAGYAPAERAVSIAKSGGNRPTALARVELKAEGSVSGTVVDAQNRPVQGARIARDQVPTYLAMGATPRGMAVSDAQGRFRLGELEEGAVTLEAFAPDVGRVRLDGVRIVAGRTTSGVVLAFPRDGEKRDAVSSPDAAGVAVTLGTDDDNGAIVLAAVAEGSAAERAGLAPGDVVVEVDGAAVHTMPEARAKLQGPANLDVIIKLRRGDTPLTVRVAREPVRR